CCTTGCATTTCTGACATTCCTAGTCTTTTACATATTCCTTGCCCGTGTGCAAGGCGTGTCCAAATAGAGATTCCATTCACATATTCTTTATCCATAATCCACTTCCTTAAACCAGAAAACATCTCTTTGATTTCTCCAACTTCAGAGATCCATGGCAAGCAATCTTTGCAAGAGTGGCTAATCCATAAAATGCAGAAAACTCGCGTCACGCAGATACAGGTCCGAGTGGACTGTAATGGATGTGTGCAGAAGATCAAGAAAGCTCTTAAAGGCATTCTTGGTATACATGATCTTCATATCGATTTCAATCAGCAAAAGCTAACAATCACTGGGTGGGCAGAACCAGAAACTATTGTCAATGCAATTAAGAAGACAAGGAAGAAAGCTATCATCTGCGCTGATATCGAACTGTCCCTTCCTCCATCTCAACCAACAGAGTCAAAGCCGAAAGCTAATCATGCAACAGTCGACAATGCAACACAACTGCCACCAGAAGCCTCTCCACCACCGCCTGAGGCAACACCACCATGGCCACCCACATCTACAGAGAACAATTCAAGCCAGCAGTGGGAGAGATACCCAGGAAGGAAAGATGTAAGAGAGGTTCATGGGATTCACCACCATCTGCCAAACTACCTTAACAGAGTAAATTCTAGTCCAGTGCTTGTGACAGAGAGTTATAATTCTTACATGCTTTCACATTATGTCAGTGAATATGAATATGTCATGCCACCACCAGTGCACACACATTACAATCTTATAGAAAATTACGGTGGAAACGGTATCATCACATCCATGTTCAGCGATGATAATCCGAATGCATGTTGTATAGTCTAGTTTCTTGTCATTGCTCTCTAAAGTCTTGATGAGCAAGTTTTCATGGTAGAAGATAATTGAAAGGAAATTGAATAAGGGAAGAAGTAATGAAATAGCTTAGGGGTGAAAGGAATCAGAACAACAATTATTATATTCTTAGCTTCTCAGGTCCTACATAAGTTATTCTGGATTCCTTTCGTGAAAAAggttttcttgttcttttattttaaagaaaaaggCACTGTAGATTGAAACTGGAACAAGCCCTATTTCCCGAAATCCTTATAACACTGTTTACAATCTCTGTTTGAGTCTATGCAGATCATCAGATTGCAGAACACCATGTCAGTGGATAAACAAATGCATGTTTATAccatattaaataattaaatcaccACAAATGCAAatgaaagaagaatccatgaaTAAAAATAGAATGTACGCACGCCAACTGCCATGAGATGAATTTAAATTATACAAATTTTATAGCAGTAGAATATGGGTATGCAAAAAATGTATGAAGAATACAAAGATATTACTCtcgaggacaaaaatcctaTAAGATAGGAATTTCCTTGGCTATCTTGTATTTTaacttctcagtgaaaatgtcaGTACATAATGGAGACGGTATCATTTTTAACAAATCTAGATGCTAACAAAATTTCTTTCTCCAAGAAAGCAACTATCTATATGGCCACAAGTCGTGCATGGAAAAGTTGGCTCGGGTCCAGCCAGCATGTTATGCCTTTAAACCTCTTTCCGCTGCAGAGAGGCAGGTAACTCCTAATCTGTAAAGTAGAacagaaataattaattatataatccAGTCACTGAGCATACAAAATATCATATAAAAGCTACTACAATCTACTATCTAGTACATCATGAGACTCGAATTTTCTAGGATGAAACACATGTAAAATAGGGAATTAAAAAAAGCGatcaaataaatattttggCACTTTATGAAGCATAGTCCTAGGGAACAATCTAGTGCTGCAAAGGCGTAGCGTATACCAAATTTATACATTATGTCCTAACCAAATTGCATTTATCCATTTATCCAATTTTTGTAAGAATCAATGAATAACCCGGGAGAACTTTTAATTACCTCTCATTAAAAGAAAGACTAGCTTTCATCATCACTGCTTATTTCAGAGTCATCATCTCCTTCATCATGaaaatattcatcctcttcatcCTCGTCTCCACTTTCATCCATTTGGAGATCATGTACTGGATGACTTACGGTCTGAGATGCCTTGTCAATCTGAAAGAAAGCCTGAATTAGGCTACTGCGCACAAATAACATTCCCCAGAAAGCCAAATTAATTATAAGCAAATGTCAACCAAACCTGTGACGTCATTAGTTGCAGGCGACCTGATAATTGTAATAAAGACTGAAACGTAGGCCCTCTAGAATTGGTAATCTGAAAAGTGGCAGACGTCAATTCAATTTTCCTAACAGTATGTTTGTCACAATCAAGCTAAATTACTTAATCTGAACATGAACCACTGGAAAATCAGAATGCCTAGAAGAAGCAAAGTTGAAAAAAATAGTTACACAGCAATATTgagcatattcctgctgtgatTTTAGATCATACAAAAAGTTGCGGAAGAAACATGCCGCAAGAACTAAATTAGAAGTAGTATAAGTGTAGTTGAATTTTATAGTATCTCATAAATAATGTTTGACAAATGAAGTCGAGACCGTGGAGACAAAGCATGTAAATGAAAAACTTCAAACCACAATACCTTATACAAGGAATCAAGCATACATGTTGCAAATTCTTCAGCAGTGAAATTGTGACCATGATTTACTAATATGTTATATATCCAGGGAAGAACATACTTTCCACTAGATGACCTGTTGAGTACAGATTTACAAACGTTAATATTACTGAATGAATCAGTATAGCCATGTACAGAAAAGGAAATATTTGCTTGAAGATATCACAAATCAACTTATAAGTGTGTTTACTGCCCAGACAACTAAAGACGGAGCAATAAAACAGACCTTGACTGCCAAGCAGCCAGTAACGGTTCAAGTAGCTTGACTGCTTCACTTGGCTCCATTGACAAAACAGTTGCTCTAATCTGATGGAGAGTGGATCTCAAATTCAGTCACATAAACACATACatacaatttaaaaagaaaacagaaaaacaagAATTCttgacaataaaataaaaaaaaatcataaaaattgaATCGATGAAACTAAAGAATAATACCAAAAGACAATCATGCCAATTCACAGCTAACCTTTTTCGTTGGAGTAGCAGCTTCAAGATTAATACCCTTCAATAATGGATAGTATTTTTCAAGGTTTGATGAACactctttttcacttttaagtATCCCTAGTGATCTCAGCTGGTCCTCCATACAAACTGCATTGATCTCATCTTGGATCATTTCATCTACACCATGTGATAAAGTTAACAGAATAACAGATTAGAATAAGCAGAAGAAGTAGCTTCCCTTCCTTTGTTATCTACTTAATAATTCGATGCATTATATGGGTATATTTCATCAAGATGAAAGACTGACACAAGTACCTTGTTTCTTGATAGAATCAGCTTtattaattctaaaaaaaacaTCTGTTGCATTTCTGTCTGAAGAGTCTTGGAATGCTCTCTCTTTCTCAGAAGAATAAAAAACCTTAGGAATCGGAAGCAAGGCATCTTCTGCATTAGCACGGTCTAGTGCAGTTACTGTCAAAACATTGCACCAGCAGTTAGAGACATACAccaagatcaagaagagtacTACGGCATAATGATAAAGCTCAATAACAAGAGTATGAGCACCAAAACCAAGCAGAAAGTTAAACcctaaaatatatatacatagaaAAATTCTTGGTTTCTCTTAATAACTCATTGGGACAATAAAtccttgacaaaaaaaaatatcaaataagaAAATGCTTATGAGAAAGAGTAGCTCAAAGGCACAGAAAATCTCACCTCTTCGTTCATCTGACCGCCTCTTAGATTTAACAAGAGATTGACTCATTGGAAGAAGAATACCATCATGGGAGACATTCAACTGTACATCTGTACCAGAATGCACTAGAAGTTTTTGAAATGATGGTTTTACAAGCAacccagaaacaagaaaaacaTGCCCAGATGCAGGCTTCTGTATGCCTTGTAACTTTGCAGCATATATTGTTGGCAATGCACCCTTGTATTTTCTTGAGAATATATCTTCCGAAGATAATGATATTTTTGTGGGTTTGGCATTACGTAGTTCTTCAATACTATTTCCAAACCAGAAATAACAAACACCAACTTCTGAGATGGCCAAAACACATATGCCATTCTCATCATGTTCCCCGCTATCAATGCACCTGCTATCAAGAAAGACAGCAGGATGGTCCATTGCAAGAACACAACTAACCGACTGCTTTCTGGCGCCATCTATCCTCCACAGAGCAACATATCTTTCACCAACGGCAGATGAAAGGATATACTTGCCATCTTCAGTGAAGACCAAGCATCTAACAGATCCCTATTAATTAAGTAATAAATTATAGTTATACAAATAACAAAATCGCAAAAAAAGATGATAGGGGAAAAATGCATTCCTGTCTTTAGGACACGTATCAAcccacctatatatatatatattattattattacttgaacAAAGATAAAATTATGTGAAACTCACAGGATGACCAGAGAACTTTTGAATCTTTTTGTGATTAGAACTGTTAAAGATCTTCAATTGTGATGCTGCAGTAGCTAAAGTCTTCCCATCTGATGGAAGTAAAGAATCCAAGTAACAAAAtcagatgtttttttttttaaaaaaaataaaataataataatacttgGAAATTGCAAAGTCATCTTAGCTAATTCACTGAACACCTGACTGACTGCAGCTCATGCAATGGTGTTAATACTTTAGAATCACTCATTCAGACATATGAAGCTAAAATGCAACGAATCATAATACATAAAGAAATTAACTCATAACTTGAATGGATGGCCTcgaattattaaaatttgaatcaatGAATCATACATAAAGAAATTTGTGCTTTCTATTTGGAATGTTTTACTGGCAATCAAAATGGGACAAAGCTCAAAGAGTTCCTAGGAAACTCATTCAGGTTATACAACTTGTCAAGTGTAGAGCTCAACTTCAGATTAACCAGCTAGCATCCAAACACCGATGCATTGACTGCATTCCTACCACAAAAGTCAAAATATTTCTGCAAAATCTATGAAGGAGACATACCTGAAGAAATAGTCATACAGGATACAGCCTTTGTAGAAGCTTTAAATTTCTCCAACAGGTTTCCTGAGACGGAATCAATTCTACATATCATCCCATCTGTCCCTGCAGTATAGATACATGATCCATTTGCTGACGATGAAATGGCTCTCACACCTCTGCAAATAGAGTTGAGTGAGCAAGAAACACAGAAAAAAGCATTAATAATTCTTTCCTAATAATATGGATTTAAACCACCACAGCCACTGAAATAACATTAATCTTAGAGTCAATAGTTACAATTATTATGAAGTTACAGGATACAACAACTGCAGAGAATCGATTCCTCATAAGTTATagttaattacaaaagaactcATATCATACCCTGGATGACAGTTGCTAATTCTCCAATTCAATTGACCAGCAGACACATCAAATGCTAAAACATCACCACCACCAGTCCCAAGCACTAACAATGAGGATGcatgctttctttttttctgcAACATGTCACAGTACCATTGAGAATATTATTgcataaagaaataaaagaaagataaaaggAAAGAAGTACATCCAATAAAACAATCTACCTTTCTTTCCAACGACAACCACTTCATGCACGTATAGTCTATTGAGAGATGTCCATTCGTGGATCTATCATATATACTTCTTGTGTCATTTGATGTCATATCTGCAAACTCAGTCTGTACCTGACCCTTCAATGTATCCCATATCTATACAATGAAATTGAAGATACGTcttagaaaaacaaaattaaccaacaaataaatttattttaatgaataaatatgCTTCTTCAATCACTGCAAAATATCCACACTCATACATAAAAGCACACTATTTATCTAACAGCATGACTGAATCTGAATAAACCTTCCTATAACCTATATTTTGACAACAAAAACCATATTCACCATAAGGCAAGTGAACAGAACGCTAAAGAAGTGATCGCAACTAGATTCAACTCTTGCTCCATCATCACAATTCACGAGTCAAGAAGTCAAAAAAGCTAACTGAAAACTCAGCTATATAGTTAATGGAATGTTTTGTTAGCTAAGCACGAAACCATAGCCGCCAAAAGAGAAACGTTAGCATGCAACATTAGCAAAACAAAGTTGATTTCATGGTTGAATAAACTGAAAAAAGGAAGCAACGGTGTGACCTATGACTAGAAGCTGAATGAAAAAAAGCATAAGGAAGATGAAAAGAATGGAAACCTTAACGCGGCCATCGCCGGTGCTGATGGCGAAGTAGTCCAAAGAAGGACTAAAAGCTGTGAGAATGTCTCTGATGTCCGTTGAAGCCATAACCAAAGAGTTGAAGCTCCCAAAAACCCAGGGAAGAAGGAACACGAAAGCAGAGAGAAGAGAATGAAGGAGGAGCAGAGCGAGCTGTGCCGAAACCCAAAACTGAAACCGAAACTCAAACAAACTAGGTCGGGTTGGCTAAACTGGATCTTCAGGTTATGGGCCACTCTTTTATTATTGGGCTTTAAAGCCTTACTCTAAGGCCCAATCTGTGATCCAAGATGATGGGTTTTCAAGTCCAAAGGGAAAGATTACATGGTTTTCTCCATTCTCCCTAAGTATCTATTAGTTGGCCAATGAGCCTTGGCTCTAATGGCATATCTCCTCCTTCCCACCTCAAAGGTCTAGGATTCAAATCCTAGAtaatataattgaaaaaaaaaatgataaaatatgtGAGGAGTGTGTGAATATATTGTGTATCTAGGATTGGAAGTTGTCCAATTCATTGGGGTATCTAGGATTGGAGTTATCTAATCCACCGACAAAAAAAACAAAGTATCTattagttgttttttttttaattaaacttaTGTGCTTTGAAGATTTTAAAAAGTGTTTTTTACTTTCTAGAATAGTCTCATGTTCTACTTCAATATTAATATTTGAGAGAAAATATGAGAATCCAAAACCATCACagttaccaaaataaattataaaaataaaataaaattacagcattttgaattttttttttattattttggtaTTCTGAACCTATGTTTTTATTACAAGATCAccaaagagaaagctaagatTAGTATATTACTGAGTTTATTTcttaaatagtttttttttaatgatgtcaataaaaaagaatatttttccGGTAAATGATAGGGACTAAACACCTACTAGCAGGGGGAAAAAGGTTAAAGAATGTCacaaaaatcattttattttatttgattatgacttttttattttatttttagtgttttattTCGGATAAGGTACAAGTTCCTTGTGTTTTATTTATAAGTACTCAACAACTATGATTCGAaagttatataataaattaataatcacTCATAACCTTGTTTTAATATATGATGCTCGGAGTTAACTTTCTTTCGCAGTGTAATCACAAATGGACTAGAAATCTAGAATAAACTGTAATATAATATAACAAGAAAACTATCAAATGAAGTTATATAAACTACCAAAATTTCATTACACTATgaatcaaagaaattaaactGTACAAATAATATGTTGgttgtttcatttttttttctctcagaTGTTGTCTTATTGAGAAGATTTAAggataaaaaatagaagaaaaagaaagaaccAAATAACCCCACCGTCTTATTGGAAAGAATGTGTCTTGGCACtctttcgtttttttttttcatggaCATCAAGCAGAAGAATATGAAGCTTGTGTTGTTGCCTTTGCTCTATTGCTTAGCATGGAGGAACATGCTGTGTAAGAAACTGAAGGGGTCTCAAGATCAAGACAAGGTTTTGGGACAACAGATTCAGAGAATCCAGAGACATTTGAGCATTCCCATGTAAAGGGAGACATAGAATTGAGAGAGAAGTTTAGATTTGAAAGGCATATGTTAGTAAAAGGAGATTCTTCTAGTCCAGAAAAGGTTCCAGCAATAGTGATGTTTGTCCCAGTCATGTTCTTCAATATAATTTGATCCAAGTGTGGGAGAGCATTAGGATCAAACTTGTCATCAGGATGAGATCCACAGTGGCCTGTGGCCGCGATTGCTCGGTATATGTTCTCCATTTCTATGTCTGATATAACTATCTCCTTCATGTAACCACCTCTTCCCCTGGTGGTTCTGAACACAATGCCGGTTTTTGAGTTGTAGAGATGAACATGCTCCACTAGGACATTCGAAATGCCGCCGGACATGTCGCTGCCAAACGCAAGAGTAGAGCCGGAAGAAGATTGGAGATGCACCCTTCTGATGTGCACATTTTTTGTAGGCCTGCCATAGGCAATGCCATACTCATCCCAGCCACTTTTGAGTGCGATTGCATCAAACCCCATGCTAATTGTACAATCTTCTATACAAACATTATCAGAAGAAtctgaaaaaacaaaaagaaaaacacattATACAACAAGTTGATTAAGAAACACATGATTAAGGCATGATAACAAGTTTCAAACCTGGTACTATGCCAACAGTGAAAGGGGATTCTGAAGGAGCTGATATTgaaatattgtgaatatgtacATTGCTGCATTAAAATACAGCACATTACATTACATTACACCAGATCAGTAAcccattttctttcaaaataAGTAACAATGTACTCGATGCTTTAGAAGAAGCATAAAATGTTACCTGCAATAAACTGGGTGGATGCCATATGCAGGGGTATTCAGGAATGTGATATTTGAAACTACCACCGAGTTAGATGCGACTAATTCGATTAGATGAGGTCGACTATAGTTCAGGGAATGAGAAGTAAAGGATCGCCACCAAATCGATCCAACACCATCTATGGTCCCATTGTTGCCTGATTATGTAACACAGAATATGAGAGCTTAAGTGAGAAAAGAAACAGACCAATTAAttgagaagaaaacaaagatccTAAACAAAAACCTGTAATGACCACATCATTTAACATGTATCCATTTATCAAGCTAAGGTATCTTCCACCGGGAGCTTCGATTCCTCGTCCATAAGAAGGTAAAGGATCAATAACTTCCCAATGAAATGGATCCTAAACAAAGATGAATCATATAGCAACATGTCATCTCTAACAAGTTAGTGAAAATAGAGGAatcaaagaagcacaaaaggggaaaaaaataCCTGAGATCCAATAATGACAGCACCTCTTTCTAGAAAGAGGGTAAGATGGCTAGTGAGGTTGAAGCTTCCGGTGAGCCATTGTCCAGGCGGCACATAAAGCTGAGCGCCGCCCTTATCGGCGAATGACTTGAGATAGAATATTGCATTCTGGAATGCAatggtattcagtgtctttcCATCCCCAACAGCACCAAACTCCAAAATAGACACACTGTGTGGTCTTGGAGCTAGTTCTGGACTATATTCACATTGCTCAGAACCACCATAACCATTAACTCTTACTTCATTGCTCAATGCCAGCAGCAACACCAGTGCCACCTAAAACAGTATATCAATTACAGATTCATTCAATTTCTCCTAGGTTAAGAATTTTCATTTTCTCCAATATGCAATcaacaaaatcaatgaaaataAGGCAACAATCATAGGGCAATGCATATATATGTCTTTATCCATAACCAtatgaatcaaggaattgaACAAAGAAGAACATCAAAGAGTGGCTAGTGAAAAATAAAGTTTGCAAATTTATTGGACCAAATTGATTTTGATTGAAGCTAAACCAACCAACTACCATTGGATACACCCAAACAGAATCAAACACATGT
Above is a genomic segment from Arachis stenosperma cultivar V10309 chromosome 1, arast.V10309.gnm1.PFL2, whole genome shotgun sequence containing:
- the LOC130933300 gene encoding heavy metal-associated isoprenylated plant protein 9-like, with the protein product MQKTRVTQIQVRVDCNGCVQKIKKALKGILGIHDLHIDFNQQKLTITGWAEPETIVNAIKKTRKKAIICADIELSLPPSQPTESKPKANHATVDNATQLPPEASPPPPEATPPWPPTSTENNSSQQWERYPGRKDVREVHGIHHHLPNYLNRVNSSPVLVTESYNSYMLSHYVSEYEYVMPPPVHTHYNLIENYGGNGIITSMFSDDNPNACCIV
- the LOC130969850 gene encoding uncharacterized protein LOC130969850 yields the protein MASTDIRDILTAFSPSLDYFAISTGDGRVKIWDTLKGQVQTEFADMTSNDTRSIYDRSTNGHLSIDYTCMKWLSLERKKKRKHASSLLVLGTGGGDVLAFDVSAGQLNWRISNCHPGGVRAISSSANGSCIYTAGTDGMICRIDSVSGNLLEKFKASTKAVSCMTISSDGKTLATAASQLKIFNSSNHKKIQKFSGHPGSVRCLVFTEDGKYILSSAVGERYVALWRIDGARKQSVSCVLAMDHPAVFLDSRCIDSGEHDENGICVLAISEVGVCYFWFGNSIEELRNAKPTKISLSSEDIFSRKYKGALPTIYAAKLQGIQKPASGHVFLVSGLLVKPSFQKLLVHSGTDVQLNVSHDGILLPMSQSLVKSKRRSDERRVTALDRANAEDALLPIPKVFYSSEKERAFQDSSDRNATDVFFRINKADSIKKQDEMIQDEINAVCMEDQLRSLGILKSEKECSSNLEKYYPLLKGINLEAATPTKKIRATVLSMEPSEAVKLLEPLLAAWQSRSSSGKYVLPWIYNILVNHGHNFTAEEFATCMLDSLYKITNSRGPTFQSLLQLSGRLQLMTSQIDKASQTVSHPVHDLQMDESGDEDEEDEYFHDEGDDDSEISSDDES
- the LOC130936252 gene encoding probable polygalacturonase, producing MLVALVLLLALSNEVRVNGYGGSEQCEYSPELAPRPHSVSILEFGAVGDGKTLNTIAFQNAIFYLKSFADKGGAQLYVPPGQWLTGSFNLTSHLTLFLERGAVIIGSQDPFHWEVIDPLPSYGRGIEAPGGRYLSLINGYMLNDVVITGNNGTIDGVGSIWWRSFTSHSLNYSRPHLIELVASNSVVVSNITFLNTPAYGIHPVYCSNVHIHNISISAPSESPFTVGIVPDSSDNVCIEDCTISMGFDAIALKSGWDEYGIAYGRPTKNVHIRRVHLQSSSGSTLAFGSDMSGGISNVLVEHVHLYNSKTGIVFRTTRGRGGYMKEIVISDIEMENIYRAIAATGHCGSHPDDKFDPNALPHLDQIILKNMTGTNITIAGTFSGLEESPFTNICLSNLNFSLNSMSPFTWECSNVSGFSESVVPKPCLDLETPSVSYTACSSMLSNRAKATTQASYSSA